The Bradyrhizobium sp. WBAH42 genome includes a window with the following:
- the serB gene encoding phosphoserine phosphatase SerB has translation MSLVATLICNPDNPALDSTIVDGARAVLPQAAPAHWLFDGVAVDIPFGADSNLAGDRHAIEQRLRELRGDLPIDIVVQPVGSRRKKLFLADMDSTMIGQECIDELADFVGVKAHVAGITERAMRGEIEFEPALRERVALLKDLPASAVDEVLAKRITLTPGGRELVATMRANGAYTCLVSGGFTLFTRAVAAKIGFQENRANELVVRDGKFTGEVKEPILGRAAKLATLVDLMESFDLDDIDSVVVGDGANDLAMIQAAGLGVAYHAKPAVAAAAAARIDHGDLTALLYAQGYRRDEFVEG, from the coding sequence ATGTCCCTCGTCGCCACGCTGATCTGCAATCCTGACAATCCCGCGCTCGACTCGACCATCGTCGACGGCGCCCGCGCCGTGCTGCCGCAGGCGGCGCCCGCGCACTGGCTGTTCGACGGGGTTGCGGTCGACATCCCCTTCGGCGCCGACAGTAACCTCGCAGGCGACCGCCACGCCATCGAGCAGCGGTTGCGCGAGCTCCGCGGCGACCTGCCCATCGACATCGTCGTGCAGCCTGTTGGCTCCAGGCGCAAGAAGCTTTTTCTCGCCGACATGGATTCCACCATGATCGGCCAGGAATGCATCGACGAGCTCGCCGATTTCGTCGGGGTCAAGGCGCATGTCGCAGGCATCACCGAGCGTGCGATGCGCGGCGAGATCGAGTTCGAGCCGGCGCTGCGCGAGCGCGTCGCGCTGCTCAAGGACCTGCCGGCCAGCGCGGTCGACGAGGTGCTGGCCAAGCGCATCACGCTGACGCCGGGCGGCCGCGAGCTGGTCGCGACCATGCGCGCGAACGGCGCCTACACCTGCCTCGTCTCCGGCGGCTTTACTTTGTTCACGCGCGCGGTCGCCGCCAAGATCGGCTTCCAGGAGAACCGCGCCAACGAGCTCGTCGTGCGCGACGGCAAGTTCACCGGCGAAGTGAAGGAACCGATCCTGGGCCGCGCCGCGAAGCTCGCGACGCTGGTGGACCTGATGGAATCGTTCGATCTCGACGACATCGACTCGGTCGTGGTCGGCGACGGCGCCAACGATCTCGCGATGATCCAGGCCGCGGGGCTGGGTGTGGCCTATCACGCCAAGCCCGCCGTGGCGGCGGCTGCGGCGGCGCGGATCGATCACGGCGATCTCACTGCGCTGCTTTATGCGCAGGGGTATCGGCGCGACGAGTTCGTGGAGGGCTAG
- a CDS encoding DUF2065 domain-containing protein: MRSIAFADFLIGLGILFVLEGLMFAASPNWMRKAMKSAIATPDNILRAVGIASAVAGLVLIWVMRRPI, from the coding sequence ATGAGGTCCATTGCGTTCGCCGACTTCCTCATCGGCCTAGGCATCCTGTTCGTGCTCGAAGGCTTGATGTTCGCAGCCAGTCCGAACTGGATGCGCAAAGCCATGAAAAGCGCCATCGCCACTCCGGACAACATCCTGCGGGCGGTCGGGATTGCCTCGGCCGTGGCCGGACTGGTCCTGATCTGGGTTATGCGTCGGCCGATTTAG
- a CDS encoding Do family serine endopeptidase: MTAATIAPSRSRRRVRLGVRIGLAALAVGAFSAFGTPAHARGPDGIADVAEKVIDAVVNISTSQTVEAKGGGSNTMPQLPPGSPFEEFFDDFFKNRRGPGGGSKGGERGDNNPPRKTNSLGSGFIIDTAGVVVTNNHVIADADEIHVILNDGTKIKAELVGVDKKTDLAVLKIKPPKPLVAVKFGDSDKLRLGDWVVAIGNPFSLGGTVTAGIVSAKNRDISSGPYDSYIQTDASINRGNSGGPLFNLDGDVIGVNTLIISPSGGSIGIGFAVPSKTVVGVVDQLRQFGELRRGWLGVRIQSVTDEIAESLNIKPARGALVAGVDDKGPAKPAGIEPGDVVVKFDGKDVKDPKDLSRVVADTAVGKEVDVVIIRKGQEEIKKVTLGRLQDPDKVQAAVKTDEPAPEKPVTQKALGLDLAALSKDLRTRYKIKESVKGVVVTNVDANSDAAEKRLSAGDVIVEVAQEAVSSGADIQKRVDQLKKDGKKSVLLLVSNGDGELRFVALSVQ, translated from the coding sequence ATGACCGCTGCCACCATTGCCCCGTCCCGCTCGCGCCGCCGCGTGCGACTTGGTGTGCGAATTGGGCTGGCCGCGCTCGCCGTCGGTGCTTTCAGCGCGTTCGGCACGCCGGCCCATGCGCGCGGACCGGATGGCATCGCCGACGTCGCCGAGAAGGTGATCGACGCGGTCGTCAACATCTCGACCTCGCAGACGGTCGAGGCCAAGGGGGGCGGCAGCAACACCATGCCGCAACTGCCGCCCGGCTCGCCGTTCGAGGAGTTCTTTGACGACTTCTTCAAGAACCGCCGGGGTCCCGGCGGCGGCAGCAAGGGCGGCGAGCGCGGCGACAACAACCCGCCGCGCAAGACCAACTCGCTCGGAAGCGGCTTCATCATCGACACGGCGGGCGTCGTCGTCACCAACAACCACGTCATTGCGGATGCCGACGAGATCCACGTCATCCTCAACGACGGCACCAAGATCAAGGCCGAGCTGGTCGGCGTCGACAAGAAGACCGATCTCGCCGTGCTCAAGATCAAGCCGCCGAAGCCGCTGGTCGCGGTGAAGTTCGGCGATAGCGACAAGCTGCGCCTCGGCGACTGGGTGGTCGCGATCGGCAATCCCTTCAGTCTCGGTGGTACGGTGACGGCCGGCATCGTCTCGGCCAAGAACCGCGACATCTCCTCCGGGCCGTACGACAGCTACATCCAGACCGACGCCTCCATCAACCGCGGCAATTCCGGTGGTCCGCTGTTCAACCTCGACGGCGACGTCATCGGCGTCAACACGCTGATCATCTCGCCGTCCGGCGGCTCCATCGGCATCGGCTTCGCCGTGCCGTCGAAGACGGTGGTGGGCGTCGTCGACCAGCTCCGCCAGTTCGGCGAGCTGCGCCGCGGCTGGCTCGGCGTGCGCATCCAGAGCGTCACCGACGAGATCGCCGAAAGCCTCAACATCAAGCCCGCGCGCGGTGCGCTGGTCGCCGGCGTCGACGACAAGGGCCCGGCCAAGCCCGCCGGGATCGAGCCCGGCGACGTCGTCGTCAAGTTCGACGGCAAGGACGTCAAGGACCCGAAGGACCTGTCCCGCGTCGTCGCCGACACCGCGGTCGGCAAGGAGGTCGACGTCGTCATCATCCGCAAGGGCCAGGAAGAGATCAAGAAGGTCACGCTCGGCCGCCTCCAGGATCCCGACAAGGTGCAGGCGGCGGTGAAGACCGACGAGCCGGCGCCGGAGAAGCCGGTGACGCAGAAGGCGCTCGGCCTCGATCTCGCAGCGCTGAGCAAGGATCTGCGTACGCGCTACAAGATCAAGGAGAGCGTCAAGGGCGTGGTCGTCACCAATGTTGACGCCAATTCGGACGCCGCCGAGAAGCGTCTGTCCGCCGGCGACGTCATCGTCGAGGTGGCGCAGGAGGCGGTGTCGAGCGGCGCCGACATCCAGAAGCGGGTCGACCAGCTCAAGAAGGACGGCAAGAAATCGGTGCTGCTGCTGGTCTCGAACGGCGACGGCGAGCTGCGGTTTGTCGCGCTGAGCGTGCAGTAG
- the hflC gene encoding protease modulator HflC, whose amino-acid sequence MRSPVTGFVTLIGLLLVLIVAYMSLFTVQQTEQTIVLQFGRPVDVVTAPGLHFKAPWNSVINIDKRILDLENPSQEAIASDQKRLVVDAFARYRIKDALRFYQSVGSIQAANIQLTTLLNAALRRVLGEVTFINVVRDDREKLMLRIRDQLDREADGYGIQVVDVRIRRADLPEQNSQAVYLRMKTEREREAAEFRAQGGQKAQEIKSKADREATVIVAEANSQAEQTRGAGDAERNRLFAEAYGKDADFFAFYRSMTAYENGLRANDTRFLLRPDSDFFRYFGNPSGKTATETPTKP is encoded by the coding sequence ATGAGGTCTCCGGTTACAGGTTTCGTCACGCTGATCGGGCTGCTCCTGGTCCTGATCGTGGCCTACATGTCGCTGTTCACGGTGCAGCAGACCGAGCAGACGATCGTGCTCCAGTTCGGCAGGCCGGTCGACGTCGTCACCGCGCCCGGCCTGCATTTCAAGGCGCCGTGGAATTCGGTGATCAACATCGACAAGCGGATCCTAGACCTGGAGAACCCGTCGCAGGAGGCGATCGCCTCCGACCAGAAGCGGCTCGTGGTCGACGCCTTTGCGCGCTACCGCATCAAGGATGCGCTGCGCTTCTATCAGAGCGTCGGCTCGATCCAGGCCGCCAACATCCAGCTCACCACGCTCCTGAACGCGGCGCTGCGCCGCGTGCTCGGCGAGGTCACGTTCATCAACGTGGTGCGCGACGACCGCGAGAAGCTGATGCTGCGCATCCGCGACCAGCTCGACCGCGAGGCCGACGGCTACGGCATTCAGGTCGTCGACGTCCGGATCCGCCGCGCCGATCTGCCGGAGCAGAACAGCCAGGCGGTCTATCTGCGCATGAAGACGGAGCGTGAGCGCGAGGCCGCCGAGTTCCGGGCACAGGGTGGCCAGAAGGCCCAGGAGATCAAGTCCAAGGCCGACCGCGAGGCGACCGTCATCGTCGCGGAGGCCAATTCGCAGGCCGAGCAGACCCGCGGCGCGGGCGATGCCGAGCGCAACCGCCTGTTTGCGGAGGCCTACGGCAAGGACGCCGACTTCTTCGCCTTCTACCGGTCGATGACGGCCTATGAGAACGGGCTGCGTGCCAACGACACCCGCTTCCTGCTGCGGCCGGATTCGGATTTCTTCCGGTACTTCGGTAACCCGTCCGGCAAGACGGCAACCGAGACGCCGACGAAGCCGTAA